The Oncorhynchus kisutch isolate 150728-3 linkage group LG20, Okis_V2, whole genome shotgun sequence genome has a segment encoding these proteins:
- the LOC109866039 gene encoding kinesin-like protein KIF20A isoform X2, with product MLSDWSSLKIIPARLFGTRLRGLQFNVCVNKNTQVMDTCLDKKPEKVGPIVVEDLRENLFADCCAIPSAMPQDSVLFEKEHLRAYLRIRPFNAEENESGESQECVSMEPPDTVLLRAPRTSLSTRRQTSHSDGDKPVSQTAQRFQFTQVYGPDTTQRQMFAGTVKRLVRDVLEGGNSVVFTYGVTNAGKTFTLLGPESDGGILPRSLNMIFNSIEGRVYTRNDVKPHRCRDFTRLTKFQQDEETTNKLNLLRLSKECGFLKSTMSSTCKSTILEGSSLSDVSDQGEGDRFCLDVDSHTKYSVWVSFCEIYNENIHDLLEPIPNGSHRRTVHRLSQDINGNTFVKALKWVQVNNFEEAYKIMKIGKKNQSFSCTKLNNVSSRSHSIFSIRILRIEDVGVPRVHTISELSLCDLAGSERCGRTQNKGVQLKEAGNINTSLLILGKCINTLRLNQQAKFRQHVPFRESKLTHYLQGFFSGRGKACMIININQCASMYDETLNVLKFSAVAQKVVVLNIKPVLAIAPKISAREVSLIINNADCKDLWSRRKSSMVAWETTLEDLQEEEDDEEESCDEGMAEETILEEKLLKEEAEKLALESHIREEVTIEFMELFSKMESDYNERLAKEREITEDRVDKRLEILKNLVGKSVSECASVSCDKETTKEDKVGLLEGIVDTMRDDLARIRRDAEAAQTCLVDLPESPGTVASLMKQVDDLSEELLKTQQQLKFKTNEMAEMSIEMKTVCGQLEEVKENLESQTQNFEALMETCHEKDNVITKLQEAMDQNSEASTRDRALVDSIKEEILSLKQNCKCMNRDSPSSEEGRKRHADVLEDLDDQPALKKGSLEVERLILADELEKLQVVCRQKDMTISQLKEENEATVQKLETVKGEIKRKNEVAEELKRERVSFEQTVQKLSDDLEEQTDCCEAVMASLEEERKETARLSKDNKALVNSIFQLQQTSLKVESSVKTLQTELTEQTEKSTKLPEEIEASRALSKGLKDKSNQKYQTIESLTLETERLRKDAEELKVSSAQRNNFKFHDAIDAMKRQCEIVVEKSVQKSQRIADLEQELNQVREKLSGQEELCNQLETQWSEAQFNLQGYELENGAYNEIMKSYADLKKVSGHQKEQIVDLEVQVQASGGSSERVAVLEKQLAEMEAQCRALQERLEEAQRKLEEVESHGKSKEKVIEDLRLALTEQERTQTEQEQILEAKVKEIEALSEELTSLKGGCLQKNTNGAKSSHVLNDCPGQCENVKWECQQTEESLRLSNEQYESERWLEEKAILMKVANGPEEEKSPCLALEFLRGCSEELRCRQLQTEEETLPKQPSEKEEIREESGSLVEALKLEMQKLQERKADKERELRELNEHANFQTQEELDFSEVSTDGSREHRFPKPELEIQFTTLQPNKLNIRRQGEDKITRSARKRKSNEMEKDPVESENKKNIKLRRDNRVNMQSPTVLCVKADQKKQQTPASLKCKKDGTLQKIGGFIQSSPSLLGSKAKTIMGIVSGRPTEREKDTAVKPKRTKRKLYKTDISSPLDIPSHLILGLDQDERKQPSHYQEAATVENSKEIITNLVQSV from the exons ATGCTGTCTGATTGGTCCAGTTTGAAAATTATACCGGCCAGGTTGTTTGGAACCAGATTGAGAGGACTGCAGTTCAATGTTTGTGTGAATAAAAATACACA AGTGATGGATACGTGTTTGGACAAGAAACCAGAGAAAGTGGGACCGATTGTGGTTGAGGATTTGAGAGAGAATTTGTTTGCTGATTGTTGTGCAATTCCATCTGCTATGCCACAG GATTCTGTATTATTTGAGAAAGAGCATCTGCGGGCCTACCTCAGGATACGTCCCTTTAACGCAGAAGAGAATGAAAGTGGTGAATCTCAG GAATGTGTCTCCATGGAGCCACCAGACACCGTTTTACTCAGGGCACCTAGGACCTCTTTATCAACCAGACGACAAACCAGTCACTCAGACGGTGACAAACCAGTCTCTCAGACAGCCCAACGATTTCAGTTCACCCAG GTGTATggccctgacactacacagaggcAGATGTTTGCTGGCACAGTGAAACGTCTGGTAAGGGATGTTCTAGAAGGAGGGAATTCTGTTGTCTTCACATATGGAGTCACCAACGCTGGGAAGACATTCACATTACTCG GCCCTGAGAGTGATGGTGGAATTTTGCCAAGGTCGTTGAACATGATCTTCAACAGCATTGAGGGCAGAGTCTACACGCGGAACGACGTCAAACCACATCGATGCAGAGACTTCACCAGGCTCACAAAGTTCCAGCAGGATGAAGAGACTACAAATAAGCTAAACCTCTTGAGACTGTCAAAGGAG TGTGGTTTTCTTAAAAGTACGATGAGCTCCACTTGCAAGTCAACAATACTGGAGG GTTCTTCCTTAAGCGATGTCAGTGAtcagggggaaggagacaggttctGCCTGGATGTGGACTCCCACACTAAATACTCTGTGTGGGTGTCCTTCTGTGAAATCTACAATGAGAATATCCACGACCTACTGGAGCCCATTCCTAATGGCTCACATAGGAGAACCGTCCATCGGCTGTCCCAGGACATCAATGGCAACACCTTTGTGAAAG CTCTAAAGTGGGTTCAAGTAAACAATTTCGAGGAGGCGTACAAAATCATGAAGATCGGAAAGAAGAACCAGAGTTTCTCCTGCACGAAGCTCAACAACGTCTCCAGCAGAAGCCATAGCATATTCTCCATTCGGATCTTGCGTATTGAAGATGTTGGTGTACCCAGAGTCCACACAATTAGCGA GTTGTCGTTGTGTGATCTGGCTGGATCGGAAAGATGTGGAAGGACTCAGAATAAAGGAGTGCAGCTAAAAGAGGCTGGCAACATCAATACCTCATTGCTGATTCTGGGCAAATGCATCAACACTCTGAGGCTCAACCAGCAAGCCAA GTTCCGACAACATGTGCCCTTCAGAGAGAGCAAGCTCACACACTACCTCCAGGGCTTTTTCTCTGGTAGAGGGAAAGCCTGCATGATCATCAACATCAACCAATGCGCCTCCATGTACGACGAGACGCTCAACGTCCTCAAGTTCTCCGCTGTCGCCCAAAAG GTGGTGGTCCTCAATATCAAACCAGTCCTTGCCATTGCCCCAAAGATATCTGCCAGAGAGGTGTCCCTCATCATCAACAATGCTGACTGCAAAGACCTATGGAGTAGGAGGAAGAGCTCCATGGTGGCTTGGGAAACCACTCTGGAGGATTtgcaggaagaggaggatgatgaagaggaAAGTTGTGATGAGGGAATGGCAGAGGAAACCATTCTTGAG GAGAAGCTTCTGAAGGAGGAAGCTGAGAAATTGGCTTTGGAGTCTCACATCCGTGAAGAGGTCACCATCGAGTTCATGGAGCTATTTTCCAAAATGGAAAGTGATTACAA CGAGCGTCTTGCGAAAGAGAGGGAGATCACCGAGGACCGAGTGGACAAGAGGTTGGAAATCCTGAAAAATTTAGTCGGCAAGAGTGTCAGCGAGTGTGCAAGTGTCTCTTGTGACAAGGAAACAACAAAG GAGGATAAGGTAGGGCTCTTGGAGGGGATCGTTGACACTATGCGAGACGACCTGGCTAGAATCAGGAGGGATGCGGAGGCTGCACAGACCTGCCTGGTGGACCTGCCTGAGTCTCCTGGCACTGTGGCCAGCCTGATGAAGCAAGTGGACGACTTATCAGAAGAGCTCCTCAAGACCCAACAGCAACTCAAATTCAAAACCAATG AAATGGCCGAAATGAGCATTGAAATGAAAACAGTGTGCGGACAGCTAGAGGAAGTGAAGGAG AATTTGGAATCTCAGACGCAGAATTTTGAGGCCTTAATGGAAACCTGCCATGAGAAAGACAATGTGATAACCAAGCTGCAGGAAGCAATGGACCAGAATAGTGAGGCTTCAACTAGGGAT AGGGCCTTGGTTGACTCCATCAAGGAGGAGATCCTGAGCTTGAAACAGAATTGTAAATGTATGAACCGGGACAGTCCCAGTTCTGAGGAGGGCAGAAAACGCCATGCAGATGTCCTGGAAGACCTTGATGATCAGCCTGCCCTGAAGAAAG GGAGTCTTGAGGTCGAGCGTCTCATTCTGGCAGATGAGTTGGAGAAACTCCAGGTGGTATGTCGCCAAAAAGACATGACCATTTCACAGTTAAAAGAAGAAAACGAGGCGACGGTTCAGAAGTTGGAGACGGTCAAAGGAGAGATAAAAAGAAAGAACGAAGTCGCTGAAGAGCTCAAACGTGAGAGGGTTTCATTCGAACAGACTGTCCAGAAGCTCAGCGATGATCTGGAGGAGCAGACTGATTGTTGTGAAGCTGTTATGGCCTcgctggaggaagagaggaaagagacagcCAGGCTCTCCAAAGACAACAAAGCTCTTGTCAACAGCATCTTCCAGCTCCAGCAGACATCATTGAAAGTGGAGTCTTCGGTGAAAACTCTCCAAACAGAACTTACCGAACAGACTGAGAAGTCCACCAAGCTTCCAGAGGAGATAGAAGCATCCAGAGCACTCTCGAAGGGTCTTAAAGACAAATCCAACCAAAAATACCAAACCATTGAATCCTTGACTTTGGAAACAGAACGACTCCGGAAGGATGCGGAGGAACTGAAGGTCTCTTCTGCACAGAGGAACAACTTCAAGTTCCATGACGCCATAGATGCCATGAAGAGGCAGTGTGAGATCGTGGTGGAGAAGTCTGTTCAGAAGAGCCAGCGGATAGCTGACCTGGAGCAGGAGCTCAACCAGGTCAGAGAGAAGCTCTCTGGACAGGAGGAACTCTGCAACCAGCTGGAGACACAGTGGTCGGAGGCCCAATTCAACCTACAGGGCTACGAATTAGAGAACGGGGCTTACAACGAAATTATGAAGAGTTACGCTGACCTCAAAAAGGTGTCAGGCCACCAGAAGGAGCAGATCGTGGACCTGGAGGTGCAGGTGCAGGCCTCTGGAGGCAGCTCTGAGAGGGTTGCAGTGTTGGAGAAGCAGCTGGCTGAGATGGAGGCCCAGTGCAGAGCTCTGCAAGAGAGACTAGAAGAGGCTCAACGGAaactggaggaggtggagagtcATGGAAAGTCCAAGGAAAAGGTGATTGAAGACTTGCGTCTTGCactgacagagcaggagaggacacagaCCGAACAAGAGCAGATTCTGGAAGCCAAGGTGAAAGAGATTGAGGCTTTAAGTGAAG AGCTGACAAGTTTGAAGGGTGGCTGCCTACAGAAAAACACAAACGGTGCCAAGTCCTCTCATGTCCTCAACGACTGTCCCGGCCAGTGCGAGAACGTGAAGTGGGAATGTCAACAGACCGAAGAGAGCTTGAGG CTGTCTAATGAACAGTATGAGTCGGAGAGGTGGCTTGAAGAGAAGGCCATTCTGATGAAGGTAGCCAATGGgccagaggaggagaagagtcCGTGCCTGGCCCTGGAGTTCTTGAGAGGGTGTTCAGAAGAGCTCCGCTGTAGGCAGCTGCAGACTGAAGAG GAGACCTTGCCAAAGCAGCCCTCTGAGAAAGAAGAGATCAGGGAGGAGAGTGGCTCTCTGGTGGAGGCCCTTAAATTAGAGATGCAGAAACTCCAGGAGAGGAAAgcggacaaagagagagaactcAGGGAGCTCAACGAGCACGCCAACTTCCAAACACAAGAG GAACTGGACTTCTCGGAGGTGTCCACAGACGGCAGCCGAGAGCATCGCTTCCCCAAACCAGAGCTGGAGATCCAATTCACCACTCTGCAACCCAACAAGCTGAACATTCGGAGGCAGGGAGAGGACAAAATCACCCGCTCAGCCAGGAAGAGAAAAAGCAACGAGATGGAGAAG
- the LOC109866039 gene encoding kinesin-like protein KIF20A isoform X1 — protein sequence MLSDWSSLKIIPARLFGTRLRGLQFNVCVNKNTQVMDTCLDKKPEKVGPIVVEDLRENLFADCCAIPSAMPQDSVLFEKEHLRAYLRIRPFNAEENESGESQECVSMEPPDTVLLRAPRTSLSTRRQTSHSDGDKPVSQTAQRFQFTQVYGPDTTQRQMFAGTVKRLVRDVLEGGNSVVFTYGVTNAGKTFTLLGPESDGGILPRSLNMIFNSIEGRVYTRNDVKPHRCRDFTRLTKFQQDEETTNKLNLLRLSKECGFLKSTMSSTCKSTILEGSSLSDVSDQGEGDRFCLDVDSHTKYSVWVSFCEIYNENIHDLLEPIPNGSHRRTVHRLSQDINGNTFVKALKWVQVNNFEEAYKIMKIGKKNQSFSCTKLNNVSSRSHSIFSIRILRIEDVGVPRVHTISELSLCDLAGSERCGRTQNKGVQLKEAGNINTSLLILGKCINTLRLNQQAKFRQHVPFRESKLTHYLQGFFSGRGKACMIININQCASMYDETLNVLKFSAVAQKVVVLNIKPVLAIAPKISAREVSLIINNADCKDLWSRRKSSMVAWETTLEDLQEEEDDEEESCDEGMAEETILEELKEKLLKEEAEKLALESHIREEVTIEFMELFSKMESDYNERLAKEREITEDRVDKRLEILKNLVGKSVSECASVSCDKETTKEDKVGLLEGIVDTMRDDLARIRRDAEAAQTCLVDLPESPGTVASLMKQVDDLSEELLKTQQQLKFKTNEMAEMSIEMKTVCGQLEEVKENLESQTQNFEALMETCHEKDNVITKLQEAMDQNSEASTRDRALVDSIKEEILSLKQNCKCMNRDSPSSEEGRKRHADVLEDLDDQPALKKGSLEVERLILADELEKLQVVCRQKDMTISQLKEENEATVQKLETVKGEIKRKNEVAEELKRERVSFEQTVQKLSDDLEEQTDCCEAVMASLEEERKETARLSKDNKALVNSIFQLQQTSLKVESSVKTLQTELTEQTEKSTKLPEEIEASRALSKGLKDKSNQKYQTIESLTLETERLRKDAEELKVSSAQRNNFKFHDAIDAMKRQCEIVVEKSVQKSQRIADLEQELNQVREKLSGQEELCNQLETQWSEAQFNLQGYELENGAYNEIMKSYADLKKVSGHQKEQIVDLEVQVQASGGSSERVAVLEKQLAEMEAQCRALQERLEEAQRKLEEVESHGKSKEKVIEDLRLALTEQERTQTEQEQILEAKVKEIEALSEELTSLKGGCLQKNTNGAKSSHVLNDCPGQCENVKWECQQTEESLRLSNEQYESERWLEEKAILMKVANGPEEEKSPCLALEFLRGCSEELRCRQLQTEEETLPKQPSEKEEIREESGSLVEALKLEMQKLQERKADKERELRELNEHANFQTQEELDFSEVSTDGSREHRFPKPELEIQFTTLQPNKLNIRRQGEDKITRSARKRKSNEMEKDPVESENKKNIKLRRDNRVNMQSPTVLCVKADQKKQQTPASLKCKKDGTLQKIGGFIQSSPSLLGSKAKTIMGIVSGRPTEREKDTAVKPKRTKRKLYKTDISSPLDIPSHLILGLDQDERKQPSHYQEAATVENSKEIITNLVQSV from the exons ATGCTGTCTGATTGGTCCAGTTTGAAAATTATACCGGCCAGGTTGTTTGGAACCAGATTGAGAGGACTGCAGTTCAATGTTTGTGTGAATAAAAATACACA AGTGATGGATACGTGTTTGGACAAGAAACCAGAGAAAGTGGGACCGATTGTGGTTGAGGATTTGAGAGAGAATTTGTTTGCTGATTGTTGTGCAATTCCATCTGCTATGCCACAG GATTCTGTATTATTTGAGAAAGAGCATCTGCGGGCCTACCTCAGGATACGTCCCTTTAACGCAGAAGAGAATGAAAGTGGTGAATCTCAG GAATGTGTCTCCATGGAGCCACCAGACACCGTTTTACTCAGGGCACCTAGGACCTCTTTATCAACCAGACGACAAACCAGTCACTCAGACGGTGACAAACCAGTCTCTCAGACAGCCCAACGATTTCAGTTCACCCAG GTGTATggccctgacactacacagaggcAGATGTTTGCTGGCACAGTGAAACGTCTGGTAAGGGATGTTCTAGAAGGAGGGAATTCTGTTGTCTTCACATATGGAGTCACCAACGCTGGGAAGACATTCACATTACTCG GCCCTGAGAGTGATGGTGGAATTTTGCCAAGGTCGTTGAACATGATCTTCAACAGCATTGAGGGCAGAGTCTACACGCGGAACGACGTCAAACCACATCGATGCAGAGACTTCACCAGGCTCACAAAGTTCCAGCAGGATGAAGAGACTACAAATAAGCTAAACCTCTTGAGACTGTCAAAGGAG TGTGGTTTTCTTAAAAGTACGATGAGCTCCACTTGCAAGTCAACAATACTGGAGG GTTCTTCCTTAAGCGATGTCAGTGAtcagggggaaggagacaggttctGCCTGGATGTGGACTCCCACACTAAATACTCTGTGTGGGTGTCCTTCTGTGAAATCTACAATGAGAATATCCACGACCTACTGGAGCCCATTCCTAATGGCTCACATAGGAGAACCGTCCATCGGCTGTCCCAGGACATCAATGGCAACACCTTTGTGAAAG CTCTAAAGTGGGTTCAAGTAAACAATTTCGAGGAGGCGTACAAAATCATGAAGATCGGAAAGAAGAACCAGAGTTTCTCCTGCACGAAGCTCAACAACGTCTCCAGCAGAAGCCATAGCATATTCTCCATTCGGATCTTGCGTATTGAAGATGTTGGTGTACCCAGAGTCCACACAATTAGCGA GTTGTCGTTGTGTGATCTGGCTGGATCGGAAAGATGTGGAAGGACTCAGAATAAAGGAGTGCAGCTAAAAGAGGCTGGCAACATCAATACCTCATTGCTGATTCTGGGCAAATGCATCAACACTCTGAGGCTCAACCAGCAAGCCAA GTTCCGACAACATGTGCCCTTCAGAGAGAGCAAGCTCACACACTACCTCCAGGGCTTTTTCTCTGGTAGAGGGAAAGCCTGCATGATCATCAACATCAACCAATGCGCCTCCATGTACGACGAGACGCTCAACGTCCTCAAGTTCTCCGCTGTCGCCCAAAAG GTGGTGGTCCTCAATATCAAACCAGTCCTTGCCATTGCCCCAAAGATATCTGCCAGAGAGGTGTCCCTCATCATCAACAATGCTGACTGCAAAGACCTATGGAGTAGGAGGAAGAGCTCCATGGTGGCTTGGGAAACCACTCTGGAGGATTtgcaggaagaggaggatgatgaagaggaAAGTTGTGATGAGGGAATGGCAGAGGAAACCATTCTTGAG GAACTAAAGGAGAAGCTTCTGAAGGAGGAAGCTGAGAAATTGGCTTTGGAGTCTCACATCCGTGAAGAGGTCACCATCGAGTTCATGGAGCTATTTTCCAAAATGGAAAGTGATTACAA CGAGCGTCTTGCGAAAGAGAGGGAGATCACCGAGGACCGAGTGGACAAGAGGTTGGAAATCCTGAAAAATTTAGTCGGCAAGAGTGTCAGCGAGTGTGCAAGTGTCTCTTGTGACAAGGAAACAACAAAG GAGGATAAGGTAGGGCTCTTGGAGGGGATCGTTGACACTATGCGAGACGACCTGGCTAGAATCAGGAGGGATGCGGAGGCTGCACAGACCTGCCTGGTGGACCTGCCTGAGTCTCCTGGCACTGTGGCCAGCCTGATGAAGCAAGTGGACGACTTATCAGAAGAGCTCCTCAAGACCCAACAGCAACTCAAATTCAAAACCAATG AAATGGCCGAAATGAGCATTGAAATGAAAACAGTGTGCGGACAGCTAGAGGAAGTGAAGGAG AATTTGGAATCTCAGACGCAGAATTTTGAGGCCTTAATGGAAACCTGCCATGAGAAAGACAATGTGATAACCAAGCTGCAGGAAGCAATGGACCAGAATAGTGAGGCTTCAACTAGGGAT AGGGCCTTGGTTGACTCCATCAAGGAGGAGATCCTGAGCTTGAAACAGAATTGTAAATGTATGAACCGGGACAGTCCCAGTTCTGAGGAGGGCAGAAAACGCCATGCAGATGTCCTGGAAGACCTTGATGATCAGCCTGCCCTGAAGAAAG GGAGTCTTGAGGTCGAGCGTCTCATTCTGGCAGATGAGTTGGAGAAACTCCAGGTGGTATGTCGCCAAAAAGACATGACCATTTCACAGTTAAAAGAAGAAAACGAGGCGACGGTTCAGAAGTTGGAGACGGTCAAAGGAGAGATAAAAAGAAAGAACGAAGTCGCTGAAGAGCTCAAACGTGAGAGGGTTTCATTCGAACAGACTGTCCAGAAGCTCAGCGATGATCTGGAGGAGCAGACTGATTGTTGTGAAGCTGTTATGGCCTcgctggaggaagagaggaaagagacagcCAGGCTCTCCAAAGACAACAAAGCTCTTGTCAACAGCATCTTCCAGCTCCAGCAGACATCATTGAAAGTGGAGTCTTCGGTGAAAACTCTCCAAACAGAACTTACCGAACAGACTGAGAAGTCCACCAAGCTTCCAGAGGAGATAGAAGCATCCAGAGCACTCTCGAAGGGTCTTAAAGACAAATCCAACCAAAAATACCAAACCATTGAATCCTTGACTTTGGAAACAGAACGACTCCGGAAGGATGCGGAGGAACTGAAGGTCTCTTCTGCACAGAGGAACAACTTCAAGTTCCATGACGCCATAGATGCCATGAAGAGGCAGTGTGAGATCGTGGTGGAGAAGTCTGTTCAGAAGAGCCAGCGGATAGCTGACCTGGAGCAGGAGCTCAACCAGGTCAGAGAGAAGCTCTCTGGACAGGAGGAACTCTGCAACCAGCTGGAGACACAGTGGTCGGAGGCCCAATTCAACCTACAGGGCTACGAATTAGAGAACGGGGCTTACAACGAAATTATGAAGAGTTACGCTGACCTCAAAAAGGTGTCAGGCCACCAGAAGGAGCAGATCGTGGACCTGGAGGTGCAGGTGCAGGCCTCTGGAGGCAGCTCTGAGAGGGTTGCAGTGTTGGAGAAGCAGCTGGCTGAGATGGAGGCCCAGTGCAGAGCTCTGCAAGAGAGACTAGAAGAGGCTCAACGGAaactggaggaggtggagagtcATGGAAAGTCCAAGGAAAAGGTGATTGAAGACTTGCGTCTTGCactgacagagcaggagaggacacagaCCGAACAAGAGCAGATTCTGGAAGCCAAGGTGAAAGAGATTGAGGCTTTAAGTGAAG AGCTGACAAGTTTGAAGGGTGGCTGCCTACAGAAAAACACAAACGGTGCCAAGTCCTCTCATGTCCTCAACGACTGTCCCGGCCAGTGCGAGAACGTGAAGTGGGAATGTCAACAGACCGAAGAGAGCTTGAGG CTGTCTAATGAACAGTATGAGTCGGAGAGGTGGCTTGAAGAGAAGGCCATTCTGATGAAGGTAGCCAATGGgccagaggaggagaagagtcCGTGCCTGGCCCTGGAGTTCTTGAGAGGGTGTTCAGAAGAGCTCCGCTGTAGGCAGCTGCAGACTGAAGAG GAGACCTTGCCAAAGCAGCCCTCTGAGAAAGAAGAGATCAGGGAGGAGAGTGGCTCTCTGGTGGAGGCCCTTAAATTAGAGATGCAGAAACTCCAGGAGAGGAAAgcggacaaagagagagaactcAGGGAGCTCAACGAGCACGCCAACTTCCAAACACAAGAG GAACTGGACTTCTCGGAGGTGTCCACAGACGGCAGCCGAGAGCATCGCTTCCCCAAACCAGAGCTGGAGATCCAATTCACCACTCTGCAACCCAACAAGCTGAACATTCGGAGGCAGGGAGAGGACAAAATCACCCGCTCAGCCAGGAAGAGAAAAAGCAACGAGATGGAGAAG